In the Cellulomonas sp. C5510 genome, CGCGCTGACGACTCCCGCCGTGACCAGGAGGCCCGTCACCAGGACCGGGGTGGAGCCGATCGGGTTCAGCGTGCAGGCAGGCTCCGCGGTCGAGCGGATGAGCATCGCGCTGTACGCGCGCGGCAGACCGAAGCCCTTGTTCACGGGCGTCATCGAGACGCCGACGCCGGATGTCGACAGGTAGGAGTCGTTCGAGAGCAGCCCGGTCGCCACGACGGTGACGAGCGAGGACCGCTTCGGACCGCGGGCCAGCCGCGCGGCGGCCTCGGCGAACGACGCGGCGAGCCCCATGTGCTCGAACACCCCGATGAGCCCGCCGATGAGCAGCAGCAGCACCAGCAGCTGGAGGTGATCGGCCACCGCCACCTCGGTGAACAGGCGGTCGATCCAGAACCCGAAGAAGGCGCCACGCGCGAGCATCACCGCGCCGAGGAGCGATGCCCAGATGAACCCCTCGAGGACCTGCTGCGTCATGAGGATGAAGATGAACAGCGTCCCGGCGGGCAGCAGCGACCACGCACCGTACGTCGCGCCCTCACCCTGCGGGGCGAAGGCGAGGACCAGGAGGAAGATGACGGCCAGGCCGGCGTAGGCGAGCAGCGTCCGGCGGTCGCCGAGCCGCCGGACCAGGGCGGACCACGGCCCCTGCGGCTGCTGCGGCGCCCCGGTCATGGAACCCTCGGAAGCGAGTGTCGAGCTCATCTCAGAACTCCTTCCCGTAGCCGAACGCACCCTCGACGAGGCACTGCTTCGCGGCGAAGTCGGCCGCGAGAGCGAGTGCCTCCTGAAGGTCGACCACGGGCGGGAGGGCGCCCCGGCGCCACCCGGACCGCAGGCAGCTCACCGCGAACGCCGTGGAGAACGCGTCCCCACACCCCATGGTGTCGTACGCCTCGATGGGCGTCGCCGTCCCGTGCAGCGTCCCGCGTCCGTCCACCAGCACGGATCCGTGCATGCCGCGCGTCGCGAGCACCAGGGCCGGGCCCCGGCGGCGGACGTCGTGCGCGAGGGAGATCGTGTCGTCCAGGGTCAGGTGCTCGCACGACAGGAGCGCCAGGTCGACGGCCGGGCACACCTCATCCAGGTACGGGGCGGTCCGGAACTCGTCCTCGTCGGAGAAGTCGAAGAACACGAGCGCGGACGTGGAACGCAGCTGACCGAGCTGGTCGGCCACGCCTCCGTAGACGCCGGAGTGCACGAGGTCGAAGCCGGCCAGGTAGGCGATGTCGTCGCTCTCGAGCCTGAACGGGTCGGCGGTGGTGACACCACCCTCGTTCCAGTCGCCGAACACGCGGTCGCCGTCGACGACGGTGACGTCGCAGTACCCGGTCTCGCCGGGCTTCTCCTGGCACCGGTCGAGGGCCACGCCCTGGTCGACGAGCGCCTCGCGGACGTGTGCGGCGGCCTCATCGGTGCCGAAGACGCCGAGGTAGGCCGCCTCCGCCCCGAGCTGGCCGGCGTACACAGCGAAGTTCACGCTGTTGCCGCCGGGGTACATGACCCGGCGGTCGAGGAAGCGGTCGACGACGTTGTCGCCGAAGCCGACCACGCGAGGGGGCGTGGCCGCCTGCGTCGTTGCAGACATGGGGAGGTCCTCTTCTCAGTACTCGACGACGCGGTAGTAGCGCCGGGTGTCCAGGGGGTGGTTCCGCACCTGCTCCAGGTGCTTGGAGATGCGGATGGTGATGGAGTCCATGACCAGCGGCGCGAACAGCCCGCGCAGGTCGGCGTCGACGCCCTCGAGCGGGTAGTCGGCGGAGTCGAGGACGGTGACCTGGTCGGAGTAGGTCTCGGCGAAGCGGCGCACCCGCTCCATGAGCGGCCGGCTCTCGTCCTCGCCGACGAACAGCATGAGGCTGGTGTCCTTCTCGACCAGCTCGAGCGAGCCGTGGAAGAACTCCGCCCCGTGCACACGCGTGGTGTGCAGCCACTGCATCTCCTCGAGAATGCACATCGAGTAGTTGTAGGCGAAGCCCCACAGGTTCCCGGCTCCGACGAGCATGTGGTAGCCGGTGTCCCGGTG is a window encoding:
- a CDS encoding PfkB family carbohydrate kinase; translation: MSATTQAATPPRVVGFGDNVVDRFLDRRVMYPGGNSVNFAVYAGQLGAEAAYLGVFGTDEAAAHVREALVDQGVALDRCQEKPGETGYCDVTVVDGDRVFGDWNEGGVTTADPFRLESDDIAYLAGFDLVHSGVYGGVADQLGQLRSTSALVFFDFSDEDEFRTAPYLDEVCPAVDLALLSCEHLTLDDTISLAHDVRRRGPALVLATRGMHGSVLVDGRGTLHGTATPIEAYDTMGCGDAFSTAFAVSCLRSGWRRGALPPVVDLQEALALAADFAAKQCLVEGAFGYGKEF